From Sodalis glossinidius str. 'morsitans', the proteins below share one genomic window:
- a CDS encoding DUF3164 family protein: MRAVTDSIKVSGSTRYIRFYQREENK, encoded by the coding sequence ATGCGTGCCGTGACGGACTCAATAAAAGTCAGCGGCTCGACCCGTTATATTCGTTTTTATCAACGGGAGGAGAACAAATAA
- a CDS encoding phage protein GemA/Gp16 family protein: MDRSTLIKLIHLARRQLQLDDETYRAALGKVCSTKTSCRDMTVPELARVLEAFKKKGFNVRSKPSLRGVKPASPVKSCPSGRPCTARDLYSRTLKRRSMSG; encoded by the coding sequence GTGGACCGCTCAACACTTATCAAACTCATTCACCTTGCCCGGCGTCAACTCCAGCTTGATGACGAGACCTACCGCGCGGCGCTTGGCAAGGTGTGTAGCACAAAAACCAGCTGCCGGGATATGACCGTACCCGAGCTGGCCAGGGTGCTGGAGGCGTTTAAGAAAAAGGGCTTTAACGTGCGTTCAAAGCCCTCTTTACGCGGCGTTAAACCCGCTTCACCGGTCAAATCCTGTCCATCTGGCAGACCATGCACCGCCAGGGATTTGTACAGTCGGACACTGAAGCGGCGCTCAATGTCTGGATAA
- a CDS encoding glycoside hydrolase family protein, translating into MPAACDELCRWVKVNGVTLNGLVNRRTADEWLCRHGLPTPEDKW; encoded by the coding sequence ATGCCGGCGGCCTGCGATGAGCTTTGTCGCTGGGTCAAGGTGAATGGCGTCACGCTGAACGGTCTGGTCAATCGGCGCACCGCCGATGAATGGCTGTGCCGGCACGGACTGCCCACCCCCGAGGATAAATGGTGA
- a CDS encoding DUF3164 family protein — protein sequence MNELNITPSIPAGYRRNAQGHLVPADTIKPVDKLSDELVNALFDEARQLRCQMAAFKQRAMQQISDFIDLSAAEYGVNYGATKGNVTLTSFDGERSVRRAGG from the coding sequence ATGAACGAGCTAAATATCACGCCCTCCATCCCGGCGGGCTACCGGCGCAACGCACAGGGTCACCTGGTGCCCGCTGACACTATCAAGCCCGTTGATAAATTGAGCGACGAGCTGGTCAATGCCCTGTTTGACGAGGCGCGTCAACTACGGTGTCAAATGGCCGCGTTCAAACAGCGCGCCATGCAGCAGATAAGCGATTTTATCGACCTGTCCGCCGCAGAGTACGGCGTCAATTATGGTGCCACTAAAGGTAATGTAACGCTGACCAGCTTTGACGGCGAGCGAAGTGTGCGTAGAGCCGGTGGATGA
- a CDS encoding glycoside hydrolase family protein, translating to MCYGHTGGDITPETTKTPAQCEALLAADMRQAFAVIDQHVTVPLSDGQRVALAAFIHNGGLCALAPAKAHQCRRPAMSFVAGSR from the coding sequence GTGTGCTACGGCCATACCGGTGGCGACATCACTCCCGAGACGACCAAAACGCCGGCGCAGTGTGAGGCCCTGCTGGCGGCGGATATGCGCCAGGCTTTCGCCGTGATTGACCAGCATGTCACCGTGCCGCTATCAGATGGGCAGCGTGTGGCGCTCGCGGCGTTTATTCACAATGGGGGCCTTTGCGCGCTCGCCCCTGCTAAAGCGCATCAATGCCGGCGGCCTGCGATGAGCTTTGTCGCTGGGTCAAGGTGA
- a CDS encoding helix-turn-helix domain-containing protein gives MSREFQDSCTADWHREDVKAAVRKRGKTLSQLSREFGLASDTLRNVFRYHWPKGEQIIAQAIGVTPQAIWPSRYV, from the coding sequence ATGTCTCGAGAATTCCAAGACTCTTGTACCGCCGACTGGCATAGAGAAGACGTAAAAGCAGCGGTCAGAAAACGCGGCAAGACGTTAAGCCAGCTTTCCCGAGAATTCGGGCTGGCATCAGATACGTTACGCAACGTCTTTCGGTATCACTGGCCTAAAGGTGAACAGATCATCGCGCAGGCTATCGGTGTGACGCCTCAAGCCATTTGGCCGAGTCGTTATGTATAA
- a CDS encoding DUF3164 family protein: MDEHRIFDERIQVAKEKIEACITRWSGGADAKLMALVNRAFNVNKQGYIDINSVLSLRDLDITMKTSKRLCVP, from the coding sequence GTGGATGAGCACCGTATTTTTGATGAGCGTATTCAGGTCGCAAAAGAAAAAATAGAGGCCTGTATTACTAGATGGTCAGGCGGTGCCGATGCCAAATTGATGGCGCTGGTCAACCGCGCTTTCAATGTCAATAAACAGGGCTATATTGATATCAATAGCGTGCTATCACTACGAGACCTTGATATTACGATGAAGACTAGCAAGAGGCTATGCGTGCCGTGA
- a CDS encoding DNA-binding domain-containing protein: MDNRLLERKSAVRANFHDDAWEFIKADYLRLEKPALTKCYERPCPPHRSL, from the coding sequence CTGGATAACCGCCTACTTGAGCGTAAAAGCGCAGTCAGGGCCAATTTTCATGATGACGCCTGGGAATTTATCAAAGCGGATTACCTTCGCCTGGAAAAACCGGCACTGACCAAGTGCTACGAAAGACCTTGCCCGCCCCACCGCAGTTTGTGA
- a CDS encoding DUF7694 domain-containing protein, which produces MELLSIPVAQWPPQNHDPRRLKMFIHPEVLVQVFDEGNGIYRLTVNLLALGGNERWKDGISWDSLQEIKDSVGFAGQDAVEVYPAAQDVVNVANMRHLWVLLEKRPFAWRHES; this is translated from the coding sequence ATGGAATTATTATCCATTCCCGTCGCCCAGTGGCCGCCGCAGAACCATGACCCTCGCCGGCTAAAGATGTTTATCCATCCCGAGGTGCTGGTTCAGGTATTCGATGAAGGTAACGGCATTTACCGATTGACGGTCAATCTGCTGGCCCTTGGCGGTAACGAGCGCTGGAAAGACGGGATATCGTGGGACAGCCTGCAAGAGATTAAGGATTCGGTCGGTTTTGCTGGGCAGGATGCGGTCGAGGTCTATCCCGCCGCACAGGATGTGGTCAATGTCGCTAATATGCGGCATCTGTGGGTTCTGCTGGAAAAGCGGCCTTTTGCCTGGAGACATGAGTCATGA
- a CDS encoding Mor transcription activator family protein, with translation MQRQWPQLLGALVDVMDNELQRQGFDPERARKQAAALAAYTGGRNYYLPKGDTLFNALRDDEIFSRWFKGTRIESLRREYRLGQQQIYHIIATQRQLHARRTQPDLFAH, from the coding sequence TTGCAGCGCCAGTGGCCGCAGTTGCTGGGCGCTCTGGTGGATGTGATGGACAACGAGCTGCAACGCCAGGGCTTTGACCCAGAACGGGCGCGCAAGCAGGCCGCCGCGCTGGCTGCCTATACCGGCGGGCGCAATTATTACCTGCCCAAGGGCGATACCCTGTTTAACGCCTTGCGCGATGATGAGATATTCAGCCGCTGGTTCAAGGGGACCCGCATCGAGAGCCTGCGCCGCGAATACCGGCTCGGTCAGCAGCAGATTTACCATATTATCGCCACCCAGCGCCAACTCCACGCCCGCCGCACACAGCCAGATCTCTTCGCCCACTGA